Genomic window (Pristiophorus japonicus isolate sPriJap1 chromosome 9, sPriJap1.hap1, whole genome shotgun sequence):
ttccatgttgctgttagttaaaggtacagagacTGATTTCCCCCccattatgcatctttagtagttaaacaaaaatccttcctgttcgtaatgagtcacattctgcactgggggagatggctggtgacttcagcctttaaaatactcctcctcttgttcaaatccctccaaggcctcgcccctccctatctctgtaacctcctccagcccgccaaccCTCTTaagaaggagaaacaattttcagtgtcagaagggtcggtaaccagagtggagttgaggtaaaagatcagccatgatcttactgaatggtggagcaggctcaaggggccaatgggcctactcctgctccaatttcttatgttcgtaaAGGGTTGTGGAAATGCAGAACTCGATGTTTTCCATATAACTGAGACTGGGGGCCaattgaacaggctcaaggggccgaatggcctattcctcttTCTATGttccagtgatgacttttgtaaacagcttttacaggggttTAGAAGGGGAGGATACGCCGAGGGGATtaaacctgggcccctcctgtgaatgtgactcagtcacactggtcaGTGCCTGtagccactgagccattgggaggatagtccagtgaccctgctggaaaatgcatgatGAGGCCTCAGGCGAGGGCAatggaatagcctgtcgacactcactgtcgaggttcacacatggacattgggcacatgagtcacatattggagagaaactggtgagtgtagaactgaacccagccagagtcagcacctttaggggaggagaaccagtgagtgtagaactgaacccagccagagtcagacattagtgaaccagttgggtttttacgacaatccggccacTTTCAAGGTCACTTTGTTGTCATGCCGCCCCCACAAATTAGCAGATTCATTAAGTTTAAATTACTAACCTGCCTCTTTGTatgttctctctcacactgccTTTTTCCTGTTCTAAATTAATTTTACAGGGTATTCGAAGGGGAGGATTTGCCAACGGGAAACTCAAATCGCACaccgcatcaagatctgacagcgtcactcgattcatcgggacctgaatatcatcggcctctcaatatagaagcaaaaagcaccgttgacagtggggagaaagtgtacacgtgttctgtgtgtggacgaggcttcagccAAATCTCTGGCCTatcgagacacaagcgcagtcacaccggggagaggccgttcacctgctccgagtgtgggaagggattcgctcgttcatcccaccttctgatacaccagcgagttcacactgacgagagaccttttaaatgtccgGACTGTGGGAACTGCTATAAAAGCTCTGGGGAACTGATGTACCATCAacatgttcacactggggagagaccgttcacctgctctgagtgtgggaagggattcactcgttcatccatccgctgacacaccagcgagttcacaagtgactgcaggggatggattctgctgttgttgctgctgttagtcacatccaggactgaaccatgttcattctgacagttggggtttgtttctgcttaataaccctataactgggctggagtttaatattctggatgaatgggaaataaatcagctttgctttaaacacattgctgtggatttttgtctttcccacctgagtgtttagcatcacctggctggagctcagagaggacaatctggggggaggattgtACGGGtgaaacagaacttcagcctggacacagtccttcagggagaGAGGCAAacagcactttggtctttctcgtctctctGCACTGACAACAAAGtcgccgtgcgggttaatcttgagctGTGTAAGAAATGTTCCCAGCCGCTCTCTTCCATGGTTCAGACTCCTGGGCATGGAACAGAAGGctcctttagaaatgaaccccggtgctttgtttgctttttaaaatggccgtattaacctgcgtcactacttttagtgatttgtgtatctgtaccgctCGATCCCTTTGGTCCTcggccccatttagactcttatttcccaaatagaatgtggcctccttattcttcctaccaaaacgcaccacctcacactgatctatactgaaattcatttcccaattacacacgcattctgcaaacttattaatgtcttgcattttgtcacagtcttcctcagtattaactctaCCTCCCAATTTGTGTCATCTAAAAATTTGGAAATTTTACTTctcattcccgagtccaaatccttTATTTAAttagtgaacaacagtggtcccagcaccaatccctgtggaacatcacctcccacctattgccagaacagtggtcccagcaccgatccctgtggaaccacctcccacctattgccggaacagtggtcccagcaccgatccctgtggaaccacctcccacctattgcgtgaacagcggtcccagcaccgatccctgtggaacaccacctcccacctattgccagaacagtggtcccagcactgatccctgtggaacaccacctcccacctattgccagaacagtggtcccagcaccgatccctgtggaacagcacctcccacctattgccagaacagtggtcccagcactgatccctgtggtacaccactgcccacctattgccagaacagtgatcccagcaccgatccctgtggaacaccacctcccacctattaccagaacagcggtcccagcactgatccttgtggaacaccacctcccacctaatgccagaacagtggtcccagcaccgatccctgtggaacaccacctcccacctattgccagtctgagtagctactcttaaccctactctgtttcctgttttgtaaccagcttgctatcCACAACAATATGTAAGATCTACAAGATGATCAAAGTCAGGCCACGTGGAGTGAAGGGCCAGGCagcagaatggatggaaagatgGCTGCAAAATAGGAATCATTTGTTGGAGTTGAGGGCAGTTTTTTGCCATATTTCCATTCATTCTGTTACCTGACCTTTGACTCCACACTACCTGACCGTGGTCATTTTGTAAGACcgtacatactgcagacacagtgcaccagtggtgggaGGGGGTGGATATTGAGCCCTGTGGCACGGGCGCTGATGAAGTGGGTTTCTCTGAGTTTTGAGGCAGCCCAAGTGGCATTTTTCACCACtttccaatttttaaaataaaaatcttaTTGCCAGTTTATTGAAGCCATTAAAAGCCTCTCGGGTCGCACAATAAAATGAGGCCTCATAGCTTTCCACCAGAGTTAGAATCACAGTTAGAAAGCATTTAGTGACTGAGCCAGACTGGGCCGGGCCTAAGGTGCGAGTTAGTGATGGAAAAGTGGCGGCCAGCGTACTTGGCTCCAGGACTGAGAACCCGGGCACTCAGGTCTGTGTATATTGATTGATGAATTTTGTTCATTGCCCAGTCTCAGTCGCAATGGTGGGACATCCTGCTGTCCAGCCGAGGCGGagatccccaatggagggctctctacgcaggggtccttccCTGCACCATTGGGGATCTGGGGTGGAGAGTGTTGCATGGAACAGTCGTGTGAAACGGTttttataataacttttatttatatagcgcctttaacttagtaaatcgtcccaaaggtgcttcacagcagtgttaacaagacacaacataaatttgacaccgagccacaaaagcagatgaccgaaagcttggttaaagaggtaggttttaaggagcgtcttaaaggaggaaagacaggtagagactgaggtttagggagggagttccagagcttggggcacaaacagctgaaggcatagccaccgatggttgagtagaGATAATGAGggttgttcaagagggcagaatttgaggagcacagacgtcttgtggggctgtgaggctgaaaaagacagggaggggtgaggccatggagtgatttgtaaacaaggatgagaattttgaaatcgaggtgttgtgtaaccgggagccagcgtaggtcagaaagcacaggggtgatcgtgacttggtgcgagttaggacacaggctgctgagttttggatgacctcaagtttatgtagtatagaatgtgggaggccagccaggagtgagttggagtagtcaagtctagaggtaacaaaggcatggatgagagtttcagcagcaagaGAGTTCTTAACGCCCTTCCAGACTCGAAGGCTGGTTTGTGTTTTGCAGCCTAGAGGAGTCCATGGCCCATGTATATATTCAATGTGAGAGGTTGCAGTCCCTGTATAGTTACCTGAAGGggtgctcctcaatttttggttcccctccgtctcctcccctgaaactgctgactctggctgggttcagttctacactcactggttccctactTTTTGTGAAGTGCTCTTGgcactttattaaacacacacagcagACGCACATTAATGTGATGGGAGATCACTGACATACAAGCAGCCAGTGGTGTGGAGCCTCCTGAGAGTCTGGTCCTTTTACAGCCAATATTTACAGGAGCTGGGGCACAGGAAGAGTCCCATTAAAATCACTGATACATTTGTTAATTAAAAATAGTAATTTTGCCTTAAtttacagatgcttcctgaccagtcctcatttctcctccatttagagatgctccctgaccagtctccatttctacatttacagacactccctgaccagtccccatttctcctccatttacagacgctccttaACCAGtcgccatttctcctccatttacagacgctccctgaccagtccccatttctccatttacagacactacttgaccagtccccatttctcctccatttacagacgctccctgaccagtccccatttctcctctatttacagatgctccctgaccagtacccatttctcctccatttacagacactccctgaccagtccccatttctccatttacagacgcccCCTGACCAGTCCCCTATTCTCCTCCATTTATAGACACTCCCtggccagtccccatttctcctccatttacagacgctccctgactcgCTGGGGATTTCCCGGCACTTCCTGGTTGTCCCGGAGTTTGTGTCTGAAACTGGCGGGTAGTTGTGGGGAGGtggataatgcggagtgttgtctctcgggcctgggcccgcactcggtgtgtgtgaagacCCCCCAGGGATTAGGAAGAGCGGGGCGGGGCCAGAGCAGCAGTCggatggtcctccaaccaatcagtgtccgaggggcggggcttgcggcACCCAGTGGGCGGGGATGAGCCCGGATGTCCCtgattggctgaaactctgccccattgttaaagctgatttctctcaaactccaggaggaaacgggacctttctgttgtggctttaaacagatggaaccctgaagggtggagcaaacattgcaacatttgtttgtgaaatggattgattcaggacagacagcagggattcaggaaataacacaatgcagtgagaaaggaaatgcagtggaggttgtgtagatggattgtcaaaagatgtttgataaggtgccggacaggaggcttgttgatcaaattaaggctcacggtattaaagggaatggggcagtgtggagaggaatttgggtaaagggcagaaaacagagagtagtggttaatggatgttcttcagactggagggatgtaaacagtggtgtccccagggtcagtgttaggaccattgctcttctcaatacagagaaatgatctgggctttgGTATATGGGGCAcatgatcaaaatctccagggaaCACCAAAAAGGGCCCATGGCCAACTGTGAAGAGGACTTTAAGTGCCTTCATTGTTTTTACATAGGTTAGTAATTGGGGCAGGTAGATGtgtaatgaaatttaatgcaaagaaatgtgctgtgatagattttgggaggaaatgtacattaaatggtaaaactttcaatggagtagaggagcagagagatttagggttgtaagattctagctaattccTTGTCTTATTAGGGATTGAGAGTCCActgttagaacacaagaacataagaaataggagcaggaataggccatctggcttctcgagcctgctctgccattcaataagatcatggctgatctgatcctggtctcaactccacttccctgcctgctccccataacccttgactcccttatctttcaaaactctgtctatctccaccttaaatatattcaatgattaatTATTAGCAATTTTAATATCTTAAGAAATATAATTTGACCAGATTCTCTGTGCTCTACCacatcagagtaaacatgcaagtcccacGTGTCCACAGTAACAGACACGAGGTcaacccgctggatggaacctcaggcaccctgagcttgatctccggtgtctccagtcctgaTTAcctccttacatcagtctcccctcactgttataccctgcagtgatccacctctggcaccggactcttctttgtcttctctgctcggTTTGGGCAagaagctgggaaaagacagctggaatttctctaatttacaaggacactttccctggttcccagcagttacttttcttcagtaattttgtcAGTATcgctaaactcccctgcctgctgttagtagttgtttcttatagtttcacaattctaggtataaacatcacacattataatctaatctattgtgttactcactctggtttgagcttacattgtggttactaacagacaaaccctgttctttcccctgatctgattacagattccaacagtgggttcagtgaatggaatgtctcaTCAGTGTTGCCATagtgacctgtctgcagtgaatcgattgtttgagttaCCTCAGATtaaacttctctttcccatgatGCACATTATATCAGCCACTTTATGTCAATGTGTTTTAGCCATGTTATGTTAATATCTCTAAAACCTACAAGGGCTTCAGATACATAAACCTTTAAAAGTAGGAGGGACAagtgataaagtggttaaaaagcacatgggatctgaggttttataaatagggatgTGGAGTACAATGGGGCAAAGGTCATGTAAacctgcacaaatcattggttaggctgcagttcgaatattgtgtcaggttttggggatcttataccaggaaggatgtggaggccatggagattcactgagatgataccagggacaagagcctttagttattggggagattggagaaactggggttcttttcattagaacaaagggtaattggagatctgagggaggtgttcaaaatttgatcatgtaaatgaggataaactatttccaccagtcgatgagtcagtaactcgagggcatcaaattcaaatcatcaccaaaaggctcagacccagggaggaactattgagcacactgtacaacaatgttcaggacactcacccctccggatctgtgtccaggggaggaactgatgggtttctcttatctttgggttaaatgatgttctcatcgaggtgatggatgtcagtgctggggaatggggTATTCTGAGATCATATTGTCTGCCTGAAGCACTCTGCAGTCaggaacagcacaggttagatacagagtaaagttccctctacactgtcccatcaaacacttccagggcaggtacagcacgggttagatacataaagctcaatctacactgtcccatcaaacacttccagggcaggtacagcacggggttagatacagagtaaagctccctctacactgtcccatcaaacacttccagggcaggtacagcacggggttagatacagagtaaagctccctctacactgtcccatcaaacacttccagggcaggtacagcacggggttagatagagagtaaagctccctctacactgtcccatcaaacactcccagggcaggtatagcacaggatTGCTGCATTGTCGgcgttgccatctttcagatgagtcgttcaacggaggccccatcagccctcaaacaatatcactcaaacagattatctggccattgctgttcatggcagcttgctgtgtgcaaatcatctgctgcatttcctatactacagcagtgaatgcacttcaaatgtactttgatattgttgtacttcattggctgtaaagcactttgggacatcctgaggtcatgtgagGTGCTGCATAAGGACAAGTCTTTGTTAAATGGaggagaaaagttccaaaaaaggaacagttggtaaca
Coding sequences:
- the LOC139273454 gene encoding zinc finger protein 239-like isoform X1 → MVSRVNRWFVCSGLVPMMSLGLDFCVAREGGGLERRSCCSRGRESVSGFFRVFEGEDLPTGNSNRTPHQDLTASLDSSGPEYHRPLNIEAKSTVDSGEKVYTCSVCGRGFSQISGLSRHKRSHTGERPFTCSECGKGFARSSHLLIHQRVHTDERPFKCPDCGNCYKSSGELMYHQHVHTGERPFTCSECGKGFTRSSIR
- the LOC139273454 gene encoding zinc finger protein 239-like isoform X2, coding for MVFEGEDLPTGNSNRTPHQDLTASLDSSGPEYHRPLNIEAKSTVDSGEKVYTCSVCGRGFSQISGLSRHKRSHTGERPFTCSECGKGFARSSHLLIHQRVHTDERPFKCPDCGNCYKSSGELMYHQHVHTGERPFTCSECGKGFTRSSIR